The following are encoded together in the Deltaproteobacteria bacterium genome:
- a CDS encoding YchJ family protein: MNCPCGSIQSYESCCKPFIKGTNYPETAEQLMRSRYTAYTKGLIDYIKETLAPESQKDFHPTKAKKWALESEWLGLKILNATGSKTDKKGTVEFIASYKEGATHYDHHETSQFRKNENGHWRFVSGTSTTDRSKENPTPKIQTQIRESSKIGRNDACPCGSGKKYKKCCGNQV; encoded by the coding sequence ATGAACTGCCCCTGTGGATCCATTCAAAGTTACGAATCTTGTTGCAAACCTTTTATCAAAGGCACCAATTATCCTGAAACGGCGGAACAGCTGATGAGATCCCGATATACAGCTTATACGAAAGGCTTGATTGACTATATCAAAGAGACTCTAGCTCCCGAATCGCAAAAGGATTTCCATCCCACCAAAGCTAAGAAATGGGCACTAGAATCTGAATGGTTAGGATTAAAAATTTTAAACGCCACCGGCTCAAAAACTGATAAAAAAGGCACTGTAGAGTTTATTGCGAGTTACAAAGAAGGGGCCACTCACTATGATCATCATGAGACCTCCCAGTTCAGAAAAAATGAAAATGGCCACTGGCGATTTGTCTCTGGCACTTCGACAACCGACAGAAGTAAGGAAAATCCAACTCCTAAAATTCAAACCCAAATCAGAGAATCCTCAAAAATTGGCCGTAATGATGCCTGCCCATGTGGAAGCGGGAAAAAATACAAAAAATGCTGTGGAAATCAGGTCTAG